A window from Deltaproteobacteria bacterium encodes these proteins:
- a CDS encoding ATP-binding protein codes for MNEHPALPVRMKGVRGEGAPKGRVVPPDIMKREISKKLKEWADSPSKKPLVLKGARQVGKTFIISEFGKNNFRKCHTFNFEENREIHKLFDKNLDPKRILEELSYVHQTPIDVQNDLVFFDEIQECPKALTSLKYFCEEMPLLSVISAGSLLGIKLSEESFPVGKTDFLHLTPMNFREFLVANENHLLVDAYDGATLDKPVAEMAHEKLWQELLNYYVVGGMPQAVLTYIANKSDRLKAFDEVRKVQKNLVDSFSKDFAKHSGKNNSIHIVSVFENIPMQLSAQIDASTKRYYFGHVIPGKRSFSQLQGPIEWLNTAGLIIKVPICNRAEIPLKAFCKNNLFKLFLFDIGLLGAMLNLPVKSILEQDYGITKGYLAENFVAQEFLAGGMPEIYSWTEQNSEIEFLIYMDGSIIPVEVKSGLRTRAKSLQQFFVRYSPHMAIKLSAKPYSKSDRIINLPLYLAGKLGAYSQ; via the coding sequence GTGAATGAGCATCCGGCTTTGCCGGTGCGAATGAAAGGGGTGCGGGGGGAAGGAGCCCCGAAGGGGCGAGTCGTTCCCCCCGATATTATGAAGCGGGAAATCTCAAAAAAACTGAAGGAATGGGCAGATTCGCCCTCCAAAAAACCACTTGTTCTCAAAGGGGCGAGACAGGTAGGCAAGACCTTTATTATTAGTGAATTTGGAAAGAATAATTTTAGAAAATGTCACACATTCAACTTTGAAGAAAACAGGGAAATCCACAAGTTGTTTGATAAAAATCTGGATCCCAAAAGAATCCTCGAAGAACTTTCTTATGTTCATCAGACTCCGATAGATGTTCAAAACGACCTCGTGTTTTTTGATGAAATCCAGGAGTGCCCAAAGGCCCTCACATCGCTTAAATATTTTTGTGAGGAGATGCCTCTTCTTTCTGTCATTTCTGCCGGTTCGCTCCTTGGAATAAAATTATCAGAGGAATCTTTTCCGGTTGGAAAGACTGATTTTTTGCATCTCACCCCAATGAACTTCAGAGAATTTCTTGTGGCAAACGAAAACCACCTGCTTGTGGATGCGTATGATGGTGCAACCCTTGATAAACCCGTCGCAGAAATGGCCCATGAGAAATTGTGGCAGGAACTTTTGAATTATTATGTTGTAGGCGGAATGCCTCAGGCCGTTTTGACCTATATTGCCAACAAATCCGACAGACTCAAAGCCTTTGATGAGGTAAGAAAAGTTCAAAAAAATTTGGTGGACAGTTTCAGCAAAGATTTTGCCAAACATTCCGGAAAAAATAATTCCATCCATATCGTTTCTGTTTTTGAAAATATTCCCATGCAACTGTCGGCACAAATTGATGCCTCAACAAAAAGGTATTATTTTGGTCATGTCATTCCCGGAAAAAGAAGTTTTTCACAATTACAAGGTCCTATTGAATGGTTAAACACTGCTGGTCTTATAATCAAGGTTCCCATTTGCAACAGGGCCGAGATTCCCTTGAAGGCTTTCTGCAAAAACAACCTGTTTAAATTATTTCTTTTCGATATTGGCCTCCTTGGAGCCATGCTCAACCTTCCGGTTAAATCAATACTGGAGCAGGATTATGGCATCACCAAGGGATACTTGGCGGAGAATTTTGTCGCGCAGGAATTTTTAGCCGGCGGCATGCCGGAAATTTATTCATGGACGGAACAAAATTCTGAAATCGAATTTTTGATCTATATGGATGGGTCGATCATCCCCGTCGAAGTTAAATCCGGACTCAGAACAAGGGCAAAAAGTCTTCAGCAATTTTTTGTCCGGTACTCACCACACATGGCAATCAAGTTGTCGGCCAAGCCCTATTCCAAATCGGACCGCATTATTAATCTCCCGCTATATCTAGCCGGAAAACTTGGCGCCTATTCGCAGTAA
- the lipB gene encoding lipoyl(octanoyl) transferase LipB, translating to MEQPSTFFKDKTPLPNPLPQGEREKIYFPLPLWERVTDLGMTHYEEALKLQRELHSDVALKKLDELIIITEHFPVYTCGRRTRLEDRPVGEDIPVVDIERGGELTYHGPGQIVGYPILDLNRRKMSIPQYLRKLEEILIAILKTYGIEGRYRQEYCAGVWSGDKKVVSIGIAVRRWVTFHGFALNVDCDLTPFRQARPCGMSGDQMTSLKELGCNISKEELKEKIKSALVEKFF from the coding sequence ATGGAACAGCCATCCACATTTTTCAAAGATAAAACCCCTCTCCCTAACCCTCTCCCACAAGGGGAGAGGGAGAAAATTTATTTCCCTCTCCCTTTATGGGAGAGGGTAACTGATCTGGGCATGACCCATTATGAAGAGGCACTTAAACTTCAGAGGGAGTTACATTCCGATGTCGCTTTAAAAAAGTTAGACGAGCTCATTATTATTACGGAACATTTTCCCGTCTATACATGTGGTCGAAGAACCCGCCTCGAAGACCGCCCTGTGGGGGAGGATATTCCTGTTGTCGATATCGAAAGAGGAGGGGAGTTAACTTATCACGGACCCGGACAAATTGTGGGTTATCCCATTCTTGATTTGAATCGGCGCAAAATGAGCATCCCGCAATATTTAAGAAAATTGGAAGAGATATTGATCGCTATTTTGAAAACCTACGGGATTGAGGGAAGGTATAGACAAGAATATTGCGCTGGAGTATGGAGCGGCGACAAAAAAGTGGTGTCGATTGGAATTGCAGTGCGGCGGTGGGTTACCTTTCACGGTTTTGCGTTAAATGTTGATTGTGATTTGACTCCTTTTCGGCAAGCAAGACCCTGTGGTATGTCGGGCGACCAGATGACATCGTTAAAAGAGTTGGGTTGTAATATTTCCAAAGAAGAATTGAAGGAGAAGATAAAATCAGCCTTGGTTGAAAAATTTTTTTAG
- the lipA gene encoding lipoyl synthase — translation MQLPALKQQKTKKPSWLKVSVPGGDRYNQIRSALRSKRLHTVCEEAHCPNIGECWGEGTATFMIMGDVCTRGCKFCAVKTAHKGSPLDPFEPQKISKSIALMGLDYVVITSVNRDDLQDGGSVHFAKVIEEAKRDHPRLVIEVLTPDFQGIEDQIATVADASPHVFSHNIETVRRLTPQVRDPRATYDQSLKVLQFVKEKFPSVYTKSSLMLGVGETDDEILEAFEDLKKAGVSFLTLGQYLQPSYNHLPVQEFVTPEKFDYLKNWGETFQFDYIASGPLVRSSYRAGEFYVKSKVKIQNFEF, via the coding sequence ATGCAACTTCCGGCGCTTAAACAGCAAAAAACAAAAAAACCTTCGTGGTTAAAAGTCTCGGTTCCGGGTGGGGATCGTTACAATCAAATTCGGTCTGCTCTTCGGAGTAAACGTCTTCATACGGTCTGCGAAGAAGCACACTGTCCCAATATTGGAGAATGCTGGGGGGAGGGGACCGCGACCTTCATGATTATGGGGGATGTTTGCACGCGCGGATGCAAGTTTTGCGCGGTCAAGACCGCGCACAAGGGAAGTCCGTTAGATCCGTTCGAGCCCCAAAAAATTTCCAAATCCATCGCCCTTATGGGATTGGATTATGTGGTCATTACCTCCGTCAACAGAGACGATCTTCAAGATGGCGGTTCTGTTCATTTTGCAAAAGTTATTGAAGAAGCGAAGAGGGACCACCCCCGTTTAGTAATCGAAGTTTTAACCCCCGACTTTCAGGGAATCGAAGATCAGATAGCCACTGTGGCCGATGCGAGTCCTCATGTTTTTTCTCATAACATCGAGACGGTGCGCCGTCTGACTCCACAAGTTAGAGATCCCAGAGCGACGTATGATCAGTCTCTGAAAGTTTTACAATTTGTGAAAGAAAAATTTCCATCTGTTTACACAAAATCATCTCTGATGTTGGGAGTAGGAGAAACCGATGATGAAATTCTGGAGGCTTTTGAGGATTTGAAAAAAGCGGGAGTTTCATTTTTGACATTGGGTCAATATCTACAACCTTCGTACAATCACTTGCCCGTGCAGGAATTTGTGACGCCGGAAAAATTTGATTATCTGAAAAATTGGGGAGAGACTTTTCAATTTGATTATATAGCCTCCGGCCCGTTAGTGCGCAGTTCCTACAGGGCGGGGGAGTTTTATGTTAAATCAAAAGTCAAAATTCAAAATTTTGAATTTTAA
- a CDS encoding ATP-binding protein, translating into MKSDFLIHNLFWEGFESFETNDPHLKKLKGLKYIHKSSLETDIPVLFPGIYMLTGGRQVGKSTLLKLIIKKLLERKQIVAKQIYYLPCDTITDFKQLIFEINNFYESTNKSDYFLLLLDEVTYVREWERAIKSFADAGLFNNAAVIITGSDSLLLKEATMMFPGRRGKSSKVDFHLYPLSFREFVSLKNSTLGATLDNIGANFDQFFGIKNIRLDSDQILSLFPLFEEYMQSGGYMPAINDYAAQTKILPATYNTYIQWIVGDILKRGKQESYLKEIISVLLSRIGKQITWTNLVNDVAIEHHKTIADYIELLSRMDVVKIFQALREDKMLPAPKKAKKVCFSDPFIFHALHGYIKNENDFFALAKTTLEPSSDLKNSLIEGIIASLFNRTWESYYIKAEGEVDIAIVKNKKFLPIEIKNSVVLQKKDLKQILKYKNGIIGYAGYEVGKFDHLDVVPIPLLAALTT; encoded by the coding sequence ATGAAGAGTGATTTCCTGATCCACAACCTTTTCTGGGAAGGATTTGAAAGTTTCGAAACGAATGATCCCCATTTGAAAAAACTGAAGGGCCTTAAGTACATTCATAAATCAAGTCTTGAAACGGATATACCGGTTTTGTTTCCGGGAATCTATATGCTCACGGGCGGGCGTCAGGTCGGGAAATCGACGCTTCTTAAGTTGATCATAAAGAAGCTACTCGAACGAAAGCAAATTGTGGCCAAGCAAATATACTATTTGCCATGCGATACGATAACCGATTTCAAACAACTTATATTTGAGATTAACAACTTTTATGAGTCGACCAACAAGAGTGATTATTTTCTTTTATTGCTGGACGAGGTTACCTACGTCCGAGAGTGGGAACGCGCAATAAAGAGTTTTGCAGACGCAGGTCTTTTTAACAATGCCGCTGTCATTATTACCGGTTCGGACTCGCTTCTTTTGAAGGAAGCCACAATGATGTTTCCCGGAAGGCGGGGAAAATCGTCAAAAGTCGATTTCCATTTGTATCCCCTGTCATTTAGGGAATTTGTCTCTCTAAAAAATAGCACACTTGGAGCTACACTCGATAACATCGGAGCAAATTTCGATCAATTTTTTGGAATCAAAAACATCCGTCTGGACAGCGACCAAATACTCTCCTTATTCCCTTTATTCGAAGAATATATGCAAAGCGGCGGCTATATGCCGGCAATTAACGACTACGCGGCGCAAACAAAAATTCTTCCTGCAACCTATAACACTTATATTCAATGGATCGTCGGCGACATATTAAAGCGGGGCAAACAGGAATCCTATTTAAAAGAAATTATTTCTGTACTGCTTTCAAGAATTGGGAAACAGATTACATGGACCAATCTGGTAAATGATGTGGCTATTGAGCATCACAAAACAATCGCCGATTATATTGAACTCCTTAGCAGAATGGATGTGGTCAAAATTTTTCAGGCCTTAAGGGAGGATAAAATGCTCCCCGCTCCTAAAAAGGCAAAGAAAGTCTGCTTTTCCGATCCATTTATTTTTCATGCACTGCACGGCTATATAAAAAACGAAAATGATTTTTTTGCGCTGGCAAAAACAACACTTGAACCTTCGAGCGATTTGAAAAATTCCCTAATTGAAGGAATAATCGCTTCCCTTTTTAACCGTACTTGGGAAAGTTATTATATCAAGGCGGAGGGGGAGGTTGATATTGCGATTGTCAAGAACAAGAAATTTTTACCCATAGAAATTAAAAATTCGGTTGTTCTGCAAAAAAAGGATCTCAAACAAATCCTCAAATACAAGAATGGTATCATAGGTTATGCGGGATACGAGGTCGGCAAATTCGATCATTTGGATGTAGTCCCGATACCCCTTCTGGCGGCACTCACAACTTGA
- the lpdA gene encoding dihydrolipoyl dehydrogenase, with product MKKFDTVVTGGGPGGYVSAIRLAQLGKKVGLIEKENVGGVCLNVGCIPSKAMIHASEFYSHLSEGETFGVSMKDVSLDMVKLQAWKDGVVKKLTGGVAQLLKANKVEVIKGEARFKNKRELSVKTAAGEEVVSFDTVVIATGSSSAVIPGFNIDKKFVGTSTEGLSFAAIPENLCVIGGGYIGLEIGSFYAAFGSKVTVVEATASLLPGMEQDLVQVVARELKRRKVDIHLNTKATGWKEVDGKAEVSLEKDNEKQKILVNKILVAVGRTPNTKNLSLENVGIQIDPKGFIKVNDKLQTNVDGIYAIGDCAGQPMLAHKASKEGLVAAGVIAGKKEIYDVRAMPAVIFTTPEIATVGYDEAGAQKAGFQIKIGKFPFAASGKALTANETDGFVKIIADTKTDRVLGVAIVGHDASNLIGEACLAIEMGATAEDLARTVHPHPTLTETLMEGAEAVHGTAIHIFQR from the coding sequence ATGAAAAAATTTGATACGGTTGTGACTGGGGGCGGGCCGGGCGGTTATGTTTCGGCCATCCGCCTTGCTCAACTTGGGAAAAAAGTGGGACTGATTGAAAAAGAAAATGTCGGCGGAGTTTGCCTCAATGTCGGTTGTATTCCTTCCAAGGCGATGATTCACGCCTCCGAATTTTATTCTCATCTTTCTGAAGGAGAAACATTTGGTGTTTCGATGAAAGACGTTTCTCTGGACATGGTCAAATTGCAAGCGTGGAAAGACGGCGTCGTCAAAAAATTAACCGGTGGTGTGGCACAACTTCTTAAGGCCAACAAAGTAGAGGTTATTAAAGGAGAGGCGCGTTTTAAAAACAAACGGGAGTTGTCCGTTAAAACGGCGGCGGGGGAAGAGGTTGTCTCCTTTGATACGGTGGTGATTGCCACGGGTTCAAGCTCAGCCGTCATTCCGGGATTTAATATTGATAAAAAATTTGTGGGGACTTCCACCGAGGGTTTAAGTTTTGCCGCGATTCCGGAAAATCTTTGCGTGATCGGTGGCGGGTATATCGGTTTGGAAATTGGTTCTTTCTACGCCGCGTTTGGATCCAAAGTCACGGTTGTTGAAGCAACGGCGAGTCTTCTTCCCGGCATGGAACAAGATTTGGTGCAAGTGGTCGCCAGAGAGTTGAAGCGTCGCAAAGTAGATATTCATCTCAATACCAAAGCTACCGGTTGGAAAGAGGTGGATGGAAAAGCGGAGGTGAGTTTAGAAAAAGACAATGAAAAACAAAAAATCTTGGTGAACAAAATTTTAGTCGCGGTGGGGCGCACTCCCAATACCAAAAATTTAAGTTTGGAAAATGTGGGCATACAAATAGATCCGAAAGGTTTTATTAAGGTAAATGATAAACTTCAAACCAATGTCGACGGGATTTATGCGATTGGTGATTGTGCGGGTCAACCGATGCTGGCCCATAAGGCGAGCAAAGAGGGATTGGTTGCGGCAGGTGTGATTGCGGGTAAAAAGGAAATTTACGATGTGCGCGCAATGCCCGCTGTTATTTTCACCACACCCGAAATTGCCACCGTGGGATACGATGAAGCCGGGGCACAAAAAGCGGGCTTCCAAATTAAAATTGGAAAATTTCCTTTCGCCGCCTCCGGAAAAGCGTTGACCGCGAATGAAACAGACGGCTTCGTCAAAATTATTGCGGATACAAAAACCGATCGCGTATTGGGAGTGGCGATTGTGGGACACGATGCTTCCAATTTAATTGGAGAAGCGTGTTTGGCTATCGAGATGGGAGCAACGGCTGAAGATCTCGCGCGCACTGTTCACCCTCATCCAACATTAACCGAAACTTTAATGGAAGGAGCCGAAGCGGTCCATGGAACAGCCATCCACATTTTTCAAAGATAA
- a CDS encoding 2-oxo acid dehydrogenase subunit E2: MDWKMPDLGEGVQEGEILKWLVKEGDKVSLDQHLVELMTDKATMEIPSSVEGVVQEIVLKEGAIAKIGQTLAVIGEEGEKKTMDPKKTMDHGQGTTDQKQKEKVYGPQSIVHGPILASPAVRQFARDKNVDLNSVTGTGPGGRVLKEDVEEAIKKRTIDYGPQTMDQKQKEKVPSPLSIVHGPKEERIPLRGLRRKIAEHMALSRRTAAHFTHVDEVDMTELVMIRKSAKPAATEKGVKLTYLPFIMKAVLRALQKYPILNSSLDDATHEIILKKYYNVGVAVATDDGLIVPVLKNVDSLSILDLAREISRLGESARNHKLTLDELKGGTFTITNIGSIGGMFSAPIINYPEVAIMGLHQIKPTPIVKDDKIVVRQMMYISVSADHRVVDGAEVAAFVKEVIHFLEHPGAAFLELI; encoded by the coding sequence ATGGACTGGAAAATGCCTGACCTCGGTGAGGGAGTTCAAGAAGGGGAAATTTTAAAATGGTTGGTGAAAGAAGGAGACAAAGTTTCTCTCGACCAACATTTGGTGGAGCTCATGACAGACAAAGCGACGATGGAGATTCCTTCGTCTGTCGAAGGAGTTGTGCAAGAAATTGTGTTGAAAGAAGGGGCGATTGCCAAGATTGGTCAAACATTGGCGGTGATTGGTGAAGAAGGCGAGAAAAAGACCATGGATCCAAAAAAGACTATGGACCATGGACAAGGGACCACAGACCAAAAACAGAAAGAAAAGGTCTATGGTCCACAGTCCATTGTCCATGGTCCTATTCTTGCTTCTCCCGCTGTTCGTCAATTTGCCAGAGATAAAAATGTTGATCTAAATTCTGTTACAGGTACCGGTCCCGGCGGTCGTGTTCTCAAGGAAGATGTAGAGGAAGCAATAAAGAAAAGGACCATAGACTATGGACCACAGACCATGGACCAAAAACAGAAGGAAAAGGTCCCTAGTCCCTTGTCCATTGTCCATGGTCCAAAAGAAGAACGTATCCCTCTGCGTGGTCTTCGCCGCAAAATTGCGGAACACATGGCTCTTTCCCGTCGCACGGCGGCTCATTTTACTCATGTAGATGAAGTCGATATGACCGAACTCGTGATGATTCGCAAAAGTGCAAAACCGGCCGCGACGGAAAAGGGAGTCAAACTCACATATCTTCCTTTCATCATGAAGGCGGTTTTAAGAGCTCTGCAAAAATATCCCATTTTGAATTCTTCTTTGGACGATGCAACGCATGAGATCATTCTCAAAAAATATTATAACGTTGGTGTAGCCGTGGCCACCGATGATGGTCTCATTGTTCCGGTCCTTAAAAATGTCGACAGTTTATCAATCCTTGATTTGGCCCGTGAAATTTCCCGTCTGGGTGAATCTGCCCGCAATCATAAATTAACGCTTGATGAATTAAAAGGCGGGACCTTTACCATCACCAACATTGGTTCCATCGGCGGAATGTTTTCGGCACCCATCATCAATTATCCCGAAGTGGCGATTATGGGATTGCATCAGATCAAACCGACACCGATTGTGAAAGACGATAAAATTGTGGTTCGGCAGATGATGTATATTTCCGTTTCCGCCGACCATCGCGTTGTGGATGGAGCGGAAGTCGCGGCATTCGTAAAAGAGGTGATCCATTTTCTGGAACACCCGGGCGCCGCCTTTTTGGAGCTTATATAA